The stretch of DNA caaccaaaacaaagaacatcTTGGGACTTTGCAGACACATATTCCAAACGTGTTATTAATATGTttataagaaacaaaaaaacaggttGGCATTACATTACTCTCTAAATGTATTCGCTGTTGAAAATAAGTAGCATATAAATGTACAGTAGGTACACGTTCCATCCAacacttttatataatgaaaTGTAGTGAACAACTCTATATTCTCTGACCTATTTTCTCGTTTCAAACATGTCCGTACCTTTAACAGCCACTGACGAGGCTTTTAATACTGCCAGATGTGCTAACCTGCCACCTCAACTAAAtagttttctaaaaaaaatagttGGATGTAAAGAAGGTGCTATCAGTGATTGGAGAAAAGACAAAGCCTAAAGGCCTGAGCCTAATGAGCAGCTGTGTGGCCCTCATTAAGAGTGTAGAGCAACCGCTGGTCCTTAATGAGCTTCTTCATTAAGAGCCATTTGGAAGGGAAAGGTCTGTAAGGCAGCCAGGCTCAGCCCCCCCGAGCACCTGGGCAGGCTACCCCCATCAAGGGAAACCATTACAAATACACTAAGTCACTGGATGACAGGGTACACGTGTTAGACTCAACAGATTAGTCCCTAATTCAATCTTACTCCTCACTGACACATCGCACACTTAGTTTCAAAATTCAGATATCAGTTGTTCAGTGCGATCCTGACAGACCATGAACCGTTCATTTGAATTCAAGAGAGGATGTGTACTTTAAGAGCTGATTACCTAAAATAAATGTCCTTTCAGGAAAGTTTTTATATTCATTCTGGAGGAAACACTCAATACGCGTAATGATGGCATTGACTTTTGAGATCCCTTATCTGTAGCCTTGCTATTTTACAAGGAGTTCAGTACGGTCTGATTTTGTAGTTGATGTGGTATGTTTTTGTTCATCTTtaactccccctcccccccatacTGCTTTTAGAGCCCACTAAATTGATCGTCTGTGACTGTTTCATCATGTTCCAGTTCAACAAAAATCAACCAATTACTGGTATTGTGgcttcaacatttattttgctgTCCATCTATCCAGTTGATATGATTCCTCTATTTTGTGGTTAGGGCTGAACAAATTACTCCCAACCTATCATCAATACAGTCTTATCTGAGCAGTTTCTCCTGCCTGGGTGCTGGTCTGATTTCTTATTTCCGTGCTGCCTTTGGGCCATAGAGTTTGTGAATAGGGTCAAATGAAACCCTATTGGACAAGTTAATCACACCATATCTGTGGTTTATCCCACAGGTTGCAGAGAAAAAGCTCACACTTATCAATTCTGTCAGTCGGGGTCACCTTCCAAACCCTGATTATATGCTGCCAAATTCATTGCGCCCCACTGTACCTATGCAATTCTATGCACTCAGCATTCTTCTGTCATTGATTGGCTGCTTGTGACAGTGCTGAAAGTAATGTGGACATTGCCActgatcaataaaaaaatgtatgtgtgcagAACCTAGGAGGCACTTTATAATGAAATCAATAGCTGTGCTTGCCTTGTGGCATTAAGATCATTGGCCAGGCTGTTATTTAGTCATTGTTGTCCTACACCAGCAGCATAACCTGGCTACCATAAGAAATCAATGGCAGCATATCGCAGCCAGCATCCCAATTACTGGCAGTGCTGGCGAGGAATCAATGCAGCTTTTCGCCATTACTACCCCTTGTGGGAAATCACAggacatttatttttcttggGGAATATACTGCACAAAGGATGACGCCTGGCTGCTGATATTTAAGATCCATCTGAGGCGCTTAGCTTCCTTTTCATTCAGGCGGGACTCAGATTGGAATCCTGCAGCAGAGTGTGAGTAAAACATGGATAAAACCATATATTGACATGATATGTGATCATAATGTATTGATCACTGGCAGCTCCTGACAAGAACATTAATCAATTTCAAATAGTAAACTGGTTGCTGCAGAGAAATTAAATGTTACTGCCAGAAATGATTTCTCTCCACCTGAGAGGCCCACTGCTGGCTtctactaacacacacacacacacacacacacacacacacacacacacacacacacacacacacacacacacacacacacacacacacacacacacacacacacacacacacacacacacacacacagaccagacAGCCATTGTCAAACACATGGTTTGTAGGAATGTGTATAACATGATGCATAAGTCTTCATCTGAGACATTCTTAATCAATAATAATGATATTAATGACAACTTGCTTCGTAATTGATTTGCTATTTTTTTGTAAGTTGAATCATGCAAGAaataatgtaaatttgtttgtgGTTTAACTTATTTCATTTTTGGATTAACAAGATAAAAGTATCCAAGGGATAAcatacttaaaataaatatactcaaattaattATAACACCTACAATAACAATGAACATAATAATGCTTTGCACTAGTCACTGTGCAAAAGTTACACACCATGGAAACATCGGCCCTGACTGTGTCTCAAGGAGTTTGATAATTAAACATAGCTGTagcattagcatgttagcatgccgaTGCTACCATCTTTGACACCATCAATAAAGAGTCCGGAGAAATGTCATATCCTATGGTTAATCTCATTTTTACTGCTCCTCGTGTGGTTAATGTATCACCAGTtcattgtgactttttttcctctcttggCTGGTCGTCTGCTGCGTAGTGAAAGTTCAGTCCCCCATCAACACAGGATGCTTTCAGGCACAGTATTGAATGTAGGTCACCTGCATTTTGGCAGCATTGACATTGCCcaacacacaaaagaaaaacagacttaaagcgtaaaaaaaagctttgagtCGCGATAACGCACGTACAGGGTGAATGAAACGCTAGCCTGTGTAGACAGCTCTAttgattaaaacaaaatgtgttttgtcaGATACGCGTTAGAGAGACAACTGAAAAACGCAGCTGTAGCAACTCCTGCACAGATGAGCCTTTGCAGCACCGAGTAAAGGAGAAGTGAGAGGAATTGAGAAAACTAACATCATCTGTGAGTGTGTCACCTGTCATTAGCATCATGCCTCCACATGTATCAGCATGTCAGATCATGGTAAACATGCCTTGGGCTGAATAGACACATTATCAACATTCTGCTTTTCTTACGTAGACGGTGCTCACTCACAACTCAACATAACAGACTGTGACTCCTCTCCCCAACTGGTATATACCCTCCCAGCAAAGTGAGTGCACTGGGCACACTGGGATGTGACAGGGAGAGGGGGCTGCCGAACACGGAGAAATAACAAGCTTGGTCTCTTTATCAGGTGTTTCGCACACTTTTCAAAGCACCTCATGCTGGTAAGACATAGCTCTTTGTTTAAGTTCAGACTGACAGTGTTTTAAGCATCTGGCTCTCAAAAAGTGACACATCAGATTAAAGGGAAATGACAGCAAGGTTTGAGACAAAAGGGATCTTGACTTCATGCAGGAGAATTTTAGCAACAGTCTGGAGACAGGAGTTCACTGAGCTTTGATGGAGGGATGaagaacagagaggagagaggcggGCTGCATTGGAAACAGCAGTGGAATACACTTATAAAGTATATTTTATAATGATGATTTTGTGTTATATTTGAAGGAGGATTCAGGGAGTTGCATAtatactagtctatatccacgacgtttcaATTTCTGGATTGTTCATgtgccgccggatgtccctcttttcggacGGATGTCCGTCCCAATTCCTCTTCCTTTGCTTTCTAAattccggtggatttgtgaggactatggttaactgctcctcagatctctgcagggtaaatccagacagctagctagactatctgtccaatctgagtttgctgttgcacgactaaaactacttttgaacgtatatgttccaccaaaacaagttccttcccgagactattttgcagaggccccGTAGCTCCGTCCAGCgaccaagatgattgtgattggttttaagaaatgccaataaaccgggagcacgtttttctcccatcccaaaatgctgtgtggactagccagaccctcttccacagcactgtggaggaagctCTTGCAATACAAGATTACATATACTAACTTTACTCAATCAACATATCTACAGCATTGAAGAACTCTGATCTACAATGTGAACAGAATTCTGTCCCAGGTTACTGTGTCCAAAATGGTTTTAATTGATATTTCGCTGATttcaatccagctctgtgtcatctttgtgtgggtaGTGTGTTTAAATGGTGCCTTTAGGTGTGTGCCTTTCCTCCGTGGCGCCAGTGCACGGAGCTCTGAGCAGCCAGGGTCCTCTGAAATTTGTCGAGATCCAAACTATAACAttggttatattagagagagcaacaagttagcggATTGCCGAGTcaccctctctgctctctgtctgctcagctgctaagaCCGCTGTgctggctcgatggtgttttaagcccccaaccaAGCCTTCAAGGCAGCACTGCGACCATCgtcttcaaggcacctaaccctaaccataaccattgcctaatcctagtgccttccaggcagtgctgcctggaagacgacgttgggggcttaaaacaccaaacaccgctgTGCTGCGAAGCATCTGCCCTCAGCATTATCAgcaaacgtttttttctttttactttaagaTATAAAGTATTAAGTAAAGTATAAAGATTTTTGACAGAAGATatgttattgttacattatgttgttaataaatgttttaaatttgaaaatgtagtgaggtacattgcgaacaaaggtcagatattatattgcataCAAGTCTAAAAAGGCATAGCAACATgtgctttcaaaaaaaaaataaaaaaattgagaaCTGAATTGAACCATGACCTTAGAATataaaatgtaatcgaatcgaggatttggagaatcatGACACCCCTAGAAGAGATAGTTTCTTTACTCATAGAACCAAGGTTACATTGTAACCAGATGTTTTCTTGCTGCAGCAGTTGCAGTTGTCCCGCCTCCTGAAATTCCGGGTGAAGGGTCAGTTTGTTTTTATGCAACAGACCCAGACTTCACTCCACTTCTGTAGAGTCACCACAGAACGTAAGTTAAGCTGTTAAACTATAAattatactatatatttttgacAATAGCATATATATAATGATGTATACATAATTGGCTTCTTTAGAGTGTTAAATCTTACGGACAGTATTTCATTCTCCACTATAGGTATAAGGCACAAGTACACTCTGATCACACTTTTAGAATGATACTAATGCTACACTAATTTTCGAAGTTTTGAAGATTTGTGGCAGCTGAAAGTTTAGTCATTTTATTTAGGTTATTTCTTATCTTTGCAGAAACAGAATGTTTAACTAAATTGCATCTCTTCCTGTCAGTTGTAAACCAGCAGAGATGGCAACGCTGATGGAAGATGAGGTATTTATGGCTTTCACCACCTACGCAGCTATTGTCATTGTGAAGATGTTGCTGATGGCGCCCATGACTGCATACTACCGCATGACCAGAGGGGTAGGTAGCAAGCCTTCACATCTGTTAAAACAAGTCTGACTTGATACAAGGTCCCAGGGTGTGTTTAGACCAGAATGAAAAGTCCTGTTCACAGCCTAACTGAAGCACACgccaggttgccaggttgtaaAAGATTgccaagaaagaaaaacaaaaggtaTTTAAAGgcaaccaattaaaaaggaatcaCTTAATTAGATTTATTTAGTATGTTTGCTAATCAGTTTTTGCATATTCTCCTCATGTATTTGCATTACGAGATTATAATATGGTACCTTTTCACCTAACCTCTGGTAAGGGTAAACACTGCAGACTTTGAGTCAATGCATGTATTATATGTTTTCTATAtactatgtatgtgtatgtattataaTTAGGCTTTCGCGAACGAGGAAGATGTGGCCCTGAAGcctgaagaggagaggaagaagctgTTGAGAACCCATCCAGATGTGGAGCGAGTTCGAAGGTGAAATGATCAACCCCCTAAACTTGAAGTTATGGTTTGATACAATGGTAATACTCAAACTCAATTCAGTAGTTGCATTAAAGATTTCTGGACCTAAAAACAGAGTCACATtctagaaaaggctgataaatcCTAGTTAGGTTTATTATTAAGAagctaaataataatttaatataacAAAAGGGTGAAAAATAGTAAATAATATTGACTAATAATACAAATCATACAGTCATGCGTGCAGCACAGTGCCTCTCAAACAAACACTGGATCAGCagttagatggatggatggatggattataTCATATATATGCGTATATCATTGTTATACGGCCTTGTTGTAcacttgattctgattggtcaatcacAGCACTCTACGGTGTGTTAAATCTGTTTAACGGACTGTTGCTAcgtataacagaccgttgcgAAGTATGTTGCCATGGACGGTCATAGACACTGGCAgtctattttaaaatcaatacaATCGATTCAACTTGGGACTTCAGTGAAAATATTTGACACTTACTTGTGACTTGCAAACCAGTGACTTGGTCCCACCTCTGGCTAATAGCAACAGTGCTAACAGAGCATGAGTTAGCTCCATGGTTAGCTCAGCCAATGGGGCCACCTGGCTTCAACCAGAGAGCCGGGCTCATCAGCGCTAAAGTTAACTGTCCCGACCGAGATCAGCAGGTAACCCCTGTATGTATAGCCATGTAATACGCCGTAATAAGCCAGATAATGTAGCGAGAGGTCATTATTGCAACTTAAACCCCCGACAGGGTGATGCAGGACGTCTTGAATTAGCCAGAGGGGGTTCAATTCTCAATAGTAACAAAATCCATGATCCCTTACATTGTATAATCAATGTAAAGAATCCTTATTGGAAAGATTATTAAGTCATCAGTTTCAAGACTTTCCATGGACAATACAATACGTTGTAAATATGTAAAACAAGTTGCCACATATCCCAACCGATACTGCTAGATGTTATGTGTTATCTGTTTGTTGTGCAGGTGTCACCAGAATGACCTGGAGAGCGTTGTTCCCTTTGTGATGGTCGGCCTGCTCTACGCGCTGACTGGACCCGAGCTTTCTACTGCTCTGCTTCACTTCCGTGTGTTTGCCGGCTCTCGGATCTTCCACACCATCTCGTACGTTGGCGCTCTGCCTCAGCCCAGCAGGGCCCTGTCCTGGGTAGCAGGCATGCTGGTCACCTTCTCCATGACTTACAGGGTGCTTAGCACCGTTCTCCTCCTTTAGAGACAGCATTGGACTCTAACAAAACCTTATctgttaattaataattaactcTTGCTGCAGCTATCTATGAGCTTGATTATTAAACATCCTTAGCACTTATGCTTTACATTTTCATAGATggaacatttctttttaataaacttttCTATCAACTTTGTGTCTGGGTAATGACTTCTCAAGGTAATGGAATGGAACAAGTGCTAAAACTCAATGCGACTCTGATTCACTTAAGTACAGGTGTTCAATCTGGCAATGGAGAAGGTCATTCATataattttaaaatttaaaaggtGAAATCCTTCAAACATAACAGTATGTCTTATGCAGTATTCAGACACTTCAAATGAAGCCAGCGAAGATAagaattgtgttcattttcactttaaaatgGTTGGACTACCAGTGTATTaatatatgtaatgtaatatatacCTGAGGCTAAATTGTTACTTCATTGGCAACACCTAATAGTAAGTGTTACTTCAGCTCAGGGCAGATTACACAACCCCAGGATAAATGCCAGGAATTCTGCTCTTTGGAACTGTTTTTTGCTGATCACGATGACTGTGCAAAAAAACAAGGGAAGATGCACACAACGTCATGTTGGACCacaataataattttaatatcTCTTCTCTTGCACTTCATTTCAGCTTTATTTGCTTTGCTGGGCTGGTCACTGTATACATCTATGGTGAATGATCTGCTGGGCCAAAACCTGTCAGTTGTTCCCCCCCTTTGATCCACCTGCAAAGGATATTAGGATAATGTGAGCACAATATAAACCAAAGCTTCAGCATCTAAACACTAGATCTTGACACAGGTCTCTTATAATACAGTAATGATGAAGGACATGCTTCAGGATGTGTATGAAACACGCTGACTTGTAGTTTTcggggttaggttagggttaaaaCACAATGACCGGGATGGGCGCTGcgaggggcacgggcacaaggggacTACTGGTGTGattaaaacacttcaaaacctccttaaaaaaacgagtttggttatataaaagctgtttaaaagaaggccagatattaaaagcaggttaaaagaaccactggacaggCCGGACAGCAGGAgactaaaactttaaataaaaggttaccTCCACACCTCCTGgagacattacaaaataaataattaaaataaaaaaacaaaataaatgaatatatatatacatacacatacatacatacacatagagtTACAATATCTAATAGCATAATGCCGATCACAGGTCAGCTTTCTTTCTGTCAGGTTAGTAATTGAAATATTTAAAGTATTATGTAACTGAGATGATATGTTACACTGACATGTTTGAGATCATAGTAGCATTAAATATGTATGTCTGTTGTTCTCCAGTGATTtctaacagagagagagagacttttcTCCCCAGGAAAATGCCCCACaagttgtttgttcaagcaaCAGTTACTATCCATCTTTACGTTTACAGTGGTGGCGCCCTccagtggccgtagtagttatgacaggcgcaaagcaggaagtcatttttttaaattatttttttgaggcattttcaagggggtaagcttcgcttcagaactcgaacctcctatggcgccattttgttgctacctggccatcacctcccgttagcattccactgactagcattcattttggcgccacttaacagcgaataactttacatctgaaccgttaaaagactctatttgtccattgtttatttctaaagaaacacgacaatgtgtaaaaggctccattaccttgtacctcacgttatggctccgtagcagacgcttttgtaaaaataggcttgtgtcacatagtagagtaATTACCGTGGAGTacagaagctcacaggcagtttcaacttacattagctgtttaggtttaattactaatgttaactagcattttagttagcactAATTAGCCTGtacccatgttatctccttacatatacctacgctctccgtctctgtaagattgggaatgattgagatttctctcggcacagctaccagaagacttcacactttcagacaggttgctcacgtcacatctacgtcttcaagctcagttggaggctgctcagtaaagcaagagatcaccagataagtgcttctaatagccttcactggtctccgtccagagcaacgggctctgttggtccattatatactgtctatgggcatttgggcctttatttgacagctgactgacctgcagcaaagtgccgtggttcagactcaaacccgggccgctgcagtGAGGACTGAGCCTCAGTGCATGAGCTaccatgtaaaaaaataatatacgtAAAATAACGTAAAAAGATTAGCGGACTGGAACCCAAACCACAAGCTTTTTCTACAGTTAACTAAGTTGTTTTAgttcttaaagcaacactatgtaacttttccctcttcggtcccccctacaggttgtctcattggatttagagctgtagttccaatgagacaacctgtaggggaccgaagagggagctgtagttccaatgagacaacctgtaggggggaccgaagagggagctgtagttccaatgagacaacctgtaggggggaccgaagagggagctgtagttccaatgagacaacctgtaggggaccAAAGagggagctgtagttccaatgagacaacctgtaagagggaaaagttacatagtgtgcCTTTAATGCttcattgttttaaatgtttattactgTTCTTGttgtaagtggaccttgagtgtCATAATAGGTgccattaaattaaatatattattattattattattattattattattattagtttagTGACAActgaaaaataaacaattgTTGACATTCCTTCTTGTTGGTAATTACAACCAAATAAGAGCATAAACCAAACACTAAGGGGGATTTGCATTTATTAACAGAAATAATTTCTCTTGGACAATAATAgcacagaaaagaaaatgtttcccCTGTAGAAGCCACATCCACATGTCAGCAGCTCAAACATTACAATTGTAATATTTTCTTTCTGGAAATAAAACTGCGTGTTGTCTTGTCCTCTTATTCCTTCCTGATATgaaacacaacattttaaaaagctacACTGTATGAAAACAATCCGTACAAAAACTGATAATGTCCTGGCAGAAAATGACCGGTACCTTTTCCGTTTATTTGATTTACAGTGTATCCTCTGTACCTTTAGACAGacctttcttttcatccaaaaatctaaatgtttaaatgtttaaattttaCAACTGTAAAAAATCATTACAGAACATCCCTTCATATTAACGAAGTATATTAGCCTGTCTTTCTACTGACTTTTCTAACAGTGTATACTTGTATTAGTATTATACAATTATTGGAAATTGCCGTATCATTTATTTGACATCCTGTCATTTTAATGGAATAGGGAATAGCCCTTGTGTTTCCATTAAGAGTAATTCTCCACATTTTATTCAAAGTTTTTAATTATAGCAGACTGAAAAACCAATGTATGAGATTTATTTTATCTGTACTTTTAATaacattataataatacattttgggGTTCATTATTCATTTCCTTTATTGactaaaacacagataaaaaaaagaatcctatTTCGATTCCCTCAGCAGTTGATGTCAGAATGAATAATGTGTAATAATGTGCTGCCAActgataaaacaaacacacgcaATGAAGACACGTGAGAAGGAGCTAAACATGGGGAGATATTAAAGATCTGTTTCTAAAATCCATAGTTTTCACATTCACAGGAGTGTCCACATTCAGATATATTGCTGTTGTATTTGTGGCAGACAGAACAGAGCTGAACTGACTGTGAGGCGTTGGAAGGGCGCGTGTCCTCCACTAGAGGGAGGCATTTTAAAAGTCAACTGAGTTGCTCCTCATTAGGAATCATTTATGGACCAGGTGCAGCTCATAAAAGCGCTTCAGCTCGAACAATTAACTTCATTTGCTGTGCTGCAAACATTCCCCTGCATACCCCCACAATGcagcttttatttcatttccaacTGAGCACAAACACTCAAATATAATTACGCAAAGACTGAACGCAAGGAACAACAACAGCTTTAACCCAATTTGCTAACATTTGTATACAAAATAATTGTCATCAGCAGATTCCCGCTTGTGTTTGCTCTTAGGAAGTAGAGTGTACCGACTTGTTTGGATGTGTCAGCTGCTGATATGATGAATTGCCCCACGCTTCACATGAAGGTGACTGGCTCCTACACGGAGCAGTGAAACCCATGGGTGGGCACTGTAAATAATAGAGGGAAATTACCATGAAGGCTGCTTTGGGCGGTTGCTCGTCTGCATTGGGTCCTGTCCATGTATAAGTACAATAGTTTTATGGGAGCTCATTTGTTGGGGACCCTTGGCCCTCCAGGGTCTCTCATTCCTCAGACAAGCCAAGCATTTCACAGCTCCACCTTGTATAACtaacaggcacagacacacccagCACGCCTGGCTGCATGCACAGTAGGCTGGACTCTGTCTGCAACATCTCACATCAATTACACTATGCACAAATGCAACTGTTTTGCATTAGCACAATATGTTTTAGGCATTCTGCCtggattgtgttttttttttttctaaaaaggtCAGCATATTAATATTGAATGTATCTGCAGAAGGTTTGCTGTTACACGTTTCAGTTGGATATTCTGTCCATATACTGAAGTATGATTCAGGTTTGGCTGAGGTGAGACAACTAAAGCACTTGGTTAAGATGAAGGAAACAAGTTCAGGTAAATAGCAAATGTGTCAACGCAGACTTGCAGCAGACAGGACGTGAACCATGAAATACTCGGGCACCACAAGAGTTCATGTTACATTTATTTGAATCAGCTGCTTATTTCCACAAGAGTTGCGCCACCGTCTGCACAGGGGGGTCCACAAATCCACTCCACTGTCATGCTGCtgtccacctccacctctgttcTGGAGTATATCAGGGCTCTTCTACTCATCCACCACCTGGCCTCCACACCCTTTCTCTATGATGCTCTAGAACATCATTCATCCATGAGTCATTTAGGAGGCAAGCTTGCTACCTGTATGGATCAACCCTGTATTGTTCATCAAATGTTCATACAGGCTACAACTAATTAAAAATGGcaacacaaaaatgtatatactATGCATATCTGCTAAATGTTCACTGCCAAAGTGTTTTCTTAGTTTTCCTACAATATCCACTCTGGGCAACTAAAGCCTGAGGTTGTTAAGGTTCTGTTTAGGGCATTTAAAGCATGTGCGCAAGGTAAAGGAAAGAGTGTGCTCTTATGAAAGTTAACACTGCATTTCATTTTGATTATCAGGCTGACATAATGAACGTGTTTTTAACAGCTAACGACGTTTCCATTGACTGTCTCTACGAGCACAACATGGTAGCCTAAAGCTAATGACAGTGTGGTTTACACTCCACCATCCACCACAACCTTCTCCCTGCAGTCCCTGCATAAGGATATGAACATTCTTTTGGCAGCAATGCGTTTCTTCCAAAACCCATTTCAGAAAGCT from Perca fluviatilis chromosome 23, GENO_Pfluv_1.0, whole genome shotgun sequence encodes:
- the LOC120553706 gene encoding microsomal glutathione S-transferase 1-like — translated: MATLMEDEVFMAFTTYAAIVIVKMLLMAPMTAYYRMTRGAFANEEDVALKPEEERKKLLRTHPDVERVRRCHQNDLESVVPFVMVGLLYALTGPELSTALLHFRVFAGSRIFHTISYVGALPQPSRALSWVAGMLVTFSMTYRVLSTVLLL